The DNA window attataagcatatatataGTAACATTAGAAATTACAGAAGATATTGAAGCACCTTCTCATAATAATGCTGtcatatgaatttatttttttcttctatgaaattCTTATACTGCTTCACTTTGTATAAAATCCTCTTTTGAAAAGAAGCTTTAAGAATTACTTTACTTTACTTGCATCACTGTGATTATCATAATTTCAATCTGAAATTTTAATgctgtttctttaatttaatatgatattttcaggatttatttttaaatatcttattacaTCACCCATAGAAATAAGATTGTTAGATTCTTTGCACACACTGTTTACTTCTTACTGGTCTCTGTGGGGTTAATTTGTCACCATTAATAGCTGCATTTTCTCTGCTCTATGTTGAATACTCTGGGGTTTTGTAATAAGACCAGTGCTTCCAAGGACTAAGAGAACTACACCATAATCTTGTCATTGGTGTTGTCTCTATACATTAtatatgaaacttttaaaacatccatATACTTAGATTCACTACGAATATCTGATAATTTTGTTGTGTCTTACTAAAACTAATCTCAAAACCATaaatttttgtgtcatttttttctccaatacttttttgaaaaagcaatttattttatcttataatgAAAGGATTATGTCTAAAAATACTATTACTAACAATGCCTTATtcaatataaactttttaaatgattttttaaaaaataaactttgaaaacataaaaatagataaaattcagTTTCCCAGTGGCCTAAACACAGTATTAGACAGCTGAGTTGTGGAGTATATTTGGTATATCTATAGTCTTATCACATGGGATTGACAAATTCCAATTTACTAAAATGAACAATTTTAGGTTAAGAATGACTcaaatttgacaatttttttgtAATAATTGGTTAAAGCATTGAAGCACTGTTTCAGAATATTAAAGTATAGGGTAATTTTTTTACTCGTTTTTATTAGATGACTTCAAACAAATAACTTAATTCTTAATTCTACACCAAAAATAGCTGTAAAATAGTGTGAATTCTGTTACCTtattctcagtgttgccttttgtTTCCTAGGTAATAATTGTCACTCTGTATCAAGAACGTCAAGAGCATGCTCTgtactttataaacattattctGTTAAATCCTCCCAACAGTCCTCTGAAGTAGGCTTTCCaattcttgttttacagatgaggaaatggaggttcagagTTTAATTAACATGACTAAGAGGATAcaggcaggaagagggaaagcCAAGAGTTGAGCAAAGCTCTGTCTTACTACAAAGCCCATGCTTTTATTTAGTTACTTCAACACTAAGGCCAATTTTGACCAAGTGGTTTTTAAAGAGAAGGGGGAAcgttttattttggaggaagagcaGAAAATGCTGCTACTTTAATTAACTCCCCTTTGTCCCTGCCTATTAAGACCCAAACTCCCATCTCAAGTATTACAGAACGTTTTAATATTGTTCTTGTTGCCCTTATCTTTCTTAGTTATCCCAAAGATGAAAAATGTTGGTAAAAACCACTGGGATGGTGATAGCTAGAATTAGACAGGGGCAGCTTGACAACCCCTACCCCCACAATGCCACCAAATCATGCTACATAGGAGGTTTATCCATGTTACCTACAAGTAGAGGAGATCTTGTTCCATGGTGTAAAACACTTCCTAAAACAATATTCCTAGTTGCCTAATGTAGTCAACCAACTCTTCAAATCACAAAACAGGGCAGATCCAGTTATAGAATATTTATAGACTAAACACATGGGATGCGCAGAACTGAAGTTTAAAACACATGGAGAGAACTTACACTGCTTTTCAagatattaatttgaaatatctCACAACTGGAAAGGACTTTTGAGCCACTTATCTCCTTTCACATTGCAGGTATTATTATTGGATGTTGCAAAGTCTGCCTTTGTTTCTGACCATTAATGACTACAGAAAAATGGCTACATATACAGTTTCACTCACACAAAACCAGCAGTGACACCTTCAAGAGAAATAATCCTAAACATATATTGAAGATTAAGCATAAATGTCATTACCACCATCTGCAAAGCCAGTTGCAGTGATAATAGGTACAGCCACCATAATCAGTCCACTGCTGCTCCAAACATACTTCATCAAGAACTGCTCTATCATGATGTACCACAAACGTTTGGATAAAATGAGGTTCATCTGATCGGCTAAAGCTTTGTAACTTTTCTGGAGTTGCTTCATTTCCACCTATAGAGGGAAAAAGAGGCAAGAACCCAGCATgagttataaaagtaaatattgtatGTCTGAAGGCTTTCTTTAAAGATAGGtacacattattttgttttacttagtaTAGTATGATCTATGATTctaacaactaaaaaatacagattaataTAAGAATgagtcattattatttaatttggtcACACCTATATTATTGAAAAAAACCCATGATACTTAGTAAATATAAAGTACATGTcagtgatttataatttttatttcaaaattacatgCATGAGGTTAAAATTAAACGATATTCTATAAGACATGAGTAAACAATGTTAGAACTTTATCCTTCTTGATCacaccaaaaatatttgaaaataaacacatgacaCACATATGTGTAATTAGATTCCATTTTCGAACTAACTCAATTTGCTGGATTTTGTCTTAAATGCCGGAAGCCTACAGCATGCTATAATTTAAATCACTGAGTTCAATGATTCAAGAAGAATCACAAGTCAATATGACTAATACAACATATAAGCCCAATTTTCAAGGGGGAGTAGAAGTCctaaatttgctttaaattttcttcttcagattCCTACTACTGTAAAAATTTGTCTTGATAACTAATGATgcttcaaaaagtaaataattctGCTTGGGaattaaaataccatttcaacttaagaatatctgaatatttcatttgtaCTAAGTCATTTGTATTAAGATTTCAGATGCATCACCTTAAAAAATTTGGTCGTATTTAATATTCTGAGGTTACTTCAATGCTCTGGAAGTTTATGTAATTAGGCTAACTATTTTAGGGATCTGCTTAATGTCGAAAATCTTTAGTATTTAGAAATAACGTTCTgaaattccttttctcctcatttcttctctaatcttagcttttctctcaaagccagacaaaatTTCATTTCACTGCCTCTTTTTATTTGTGTCAAACATGGTGCTGAACATTAACTAAGAGTTGGAAATGACATTTGTGAGACACACTCTCCTGCACTTCTTAGGACTGAGGACCCTCCATTGCTGACCAGACATGCAAAATTGTTAAACTTGTCTTTCATGTAAAAggccagggttttttttcctcttaaaaacaaAGGGCCCTCAATAATAACAACAAGAGAATACCATCCTAAATTTTCCATCTCAATGGACATGTGTTTACTCAGTTTCCAAACACATTTACTTCTAATGCTCTACAACCAATTAGGatttaagttttaagaaaatgctTCAGAGATAATTCTGAGCATGTTTGGGTAACTGAGGCTAAGTAGACTGAGTGCTGAAAATTTTATTCTCATGAAACTTTAGAAAAGTTTGCACTCTATAATTCTTTAACAACTTGTGAGTAAAAAGGGTAAGGAAGCATACATTCTAGTACAGGTTTAGATGTCATCGGAGTCTAAAACGCTACAGAAGTGGGTCCATCAACAGTACAACAGATGGTATCTAGCACTGCAGTGGCAGCTCGAACAGTCTCACATTTCACCCATCATCTTAATTTCTATCTTACCTTATGTCCTCTGTAAAAGGCAATTTCTTCAACATTGGCTATAATTCTGGAGTGCACATACCGCAAATAGCCTTTTCTATGAGCTTCTTCAGCCACCAATTTACCAAATTTGGGAGAGCAGGCTTTCAACACTTTAGCAGTGGCATATACCACAAGCCCTGCTAATAGGGTGGGCCCAATTGGGCTAGCTCCTCTGGATGTAGCAGTCTGGATGAGCGTATAGGAGGTCAGGATTACATCTAAAATAGGTTTGGTCAGATTAGAATACAAGtgagccacagattgggagaacaTCATAATATCCTCAGTAAGAGACTGGTCAGGGTTTGCCAGCCTCCCATCCATATTGATCACCTTATAATAAGTCTGATTTGTAAAATAGGTTTCATAGGCATGGCCTACTAGGCGAGTTCTGAAGGCCAAAGCCAGTTTGCACTCCAGGTACCTTATTGCACTGTTCACAAAGGTAGCAGGGATGGCAATCATAAGCCACTTGATTAATTTGATGATGAAAGTCCGAGGCTTCTTTT is part of the Equus quagga isolate Etosha38 unplaced genomic scaffold, UCLA_HA_Equagga_1.0 88991_RagTag, whole genome shotgun sequence genome and encodes:
- the LOC124234554 gene encoding ATP-binding cassette sub-family D member 2; this encodes MTHMLNAAADRVKWTRSSAAKRAACLVAAAYALKTLYPIISKRLKQSGHRKRKEAAYPTAENREILHCTETTCKNSSPGVNADFFKQLLELRKILFPKLVTTETGWLCLHSVALISRTFLSIYVAGLDGKIVKSIVEKKPRTFIIKLIKWLMIAIPATFVNSAIRYLECKLALAFRTRLVGHAYETYFTNQTYYKVINMDGRLANPDQSLTEDIMMFSQSVAHLYSNLTKPILDVILTSYTLIQTATSRGASPIGPTLLAGLVVYATAKVLKACSPKFGKLVAEEAHRKGYLRYVHSRIIANVEEIAFYRGHKVEMKQLQKSYKALADQMNLILSKRLWYIMIEQFLMKYVWSSSGLIMVAVPIITATGFADG